A region of the Paraburkholderia flava genome:
CACGGCGCTGGTGTCGTTGACGGGGACATCGGCGACGACGTTCAACGCGTTTGCGCATTCGGGCGACATCAGCACCGATCGCTTTGCCGACTACGCCACCAATCGCGCTAACTTTCTGCGTCGCATGACGCTCTCCTTCTCGCAGATCGGCGCAACCAACGCTGAGCCGATCGTACCGAAGGGAGCAGAAGTTCTGCTCGAGACGCGCTTTCCGTATCTCGACGCCAACGCGCGCCGCGTTGTGCTAAAGACCACCGAAATGGCTTCTGGCTATCCGCTGATGGACGACGCCGAGGGCTGGGGACGCCTCAACCTGTTCGCCGCTGCGGACGGTTACGGCGCGTTCAACGGCAGCGTAGTCATCGCGATGGATGCGAGCAAGGGCGGCTTTAGCGCGGCGGATACCTGGCGCAATGCGATTTCCGGCGCAGGAAAACTGACGCTGCAGGGTAGCGGCACGTTGACGCTCGCCGGCACCGACACGTATTCGGGCGGCACCGAAGTGCAGGGCGGAACGCTGCGCGCCGCATCGGGGAGCGCGTTCGGTAGCGGCGATGTGTACCTGGGTTCGGGCACGCTGGCGATCGGCGCGACGCAGGCAGTCGTTGTCGCCGGCAAGTACACCCAGCTTCAGAACACGACGCTCGAACTCGACGTCGGTTCGAACGGGCAAGGTCTACTGCGCGTTGGCGGGCAGGCAACGCTCGCAGGCGGCACGCTGCACGTGAAATTTGCGAGCGGCTATACGCCGAAGTCCGGCGACTCGCTTGATCTGATCTCCACGGGCGCGCTGTCGGGACGCTTCACTTCCATCGTGGTCGATGGATTCACTGCTACGCCGACCTATGACGCGACGGGTTTGCATGTGCAATTGAAGAGCTAGGTAACGTTTGTTGCGGGTCGCCGGGTATTTGCCCGGCGACGTTGGTAGATGTTTTCATCTCGTCTATCACCGCTTTCGTGCGATTCGAAGTGGTCGGGTAGCCTCTTCGAAAGTAGATGTCCCGCTTAAAGCCCGACCGACCGTCGCGCGCCGTGCTGCATTCAACGATCGGCTCCGGCCAATATAAATCGACTACACCTTCAGCCGCAGCTCACTCCGCATCTTCTGCGCATCGCATTCGCCTTCCCACTTGCCGACCACGATCGTCGCGATCACGTTGCCGACGATATTGATCACCGCACGCGCCTCGGAGAGAAAGCGATCGACAGCCAGCAGCAACATCAGTCCTTGCAGCGGCAGTACGCCGGTCGCGGCCACCGTTGCGGCGAGCGTCACAAAGGCCGCGCCGGTGACGCCCGCTGCGCCTTTCGACGTCAGCAGCATCAAACCGAAAATGCTCGCCTGCTGAAGCCACGTCAGGTGCAGTCCATAGACCTGCTCGATGAACAACACGCTGATCGGCAGCGTCAACGCGACACCGGTCAGATTGAATGAATAGCTGGTCGGCAACACGAGTCCGACGACCGCGCGCGACACGCCGAGCCGATCGAGCTTGACCGCCAGTTCAGGCAGCACCGATTCCGACGACGAGGTCGCAAGCGCGATCAGGATTTCACTGCGGATATAGCGCAGGATCGGCATGAGACGCAGGCCGACGATACGGCATACGAGCGCGAGGACGATGCCCGTGAACAGCACGACGCTCGCATACGCAGTCAACACCAGTTTCGCCAGGGCAAGCAGCGTGGCGATGCCAAACGCACCGACCGTAAAGCCGATTGCGCCCAGCACGCCCAGCGGCGCGAACAGCATCACGATGCCCGTGACCTTGAACACGACCGTCGTCATCCGTTCCAGTCCCTCGACGATGGGTTGCCCCTTCTCACGCGAGAGCACCAGCGCGGTCCCGAACAGCACGGCCAGCACGAGAATCTGCAGCAGGTCGCCGTGCAGGAATGGGGCGAGCAGGTTGTTCGGGATCAGCTTGAAGAAAAAGCTCGAGAACGACGGCACGCTTTGTCCCGCTGTATATCGGGCAATTTCCCCGGATATGCCGCCGGTGGGTGGCGTGACACCGTCTCCGGGCCGCACGAGGTTGCCGATAATAAAGCCGAAGAGCAACGCGATCGTCGTGAGGATTTCGAAGTAAATGATCGCCTTGATGCCGATGCGGCCGACTTTGCGCATGTCGCCAACCTGCGCGATACCGGTCGTGATGATGAGAAATACGATCGGCCCGATGACCAGCTTGATCAGACCGATAAACATGTCCGCGAGCGGCCGCAATGCGACGCCAAGCTTCGGATCGATCCAGCCGACCAGGGCGCCGCATGCGACGGCGAACACGATCAGCAGATTCGGGTGTCTCCAGTAAGCGCGCCGGGCACGCTTACGCGGCACCGCATACGACGCGGGCGCCGTGTCATTGGTCAGACCCATCATGTCTCCTCCTTTTATAGTCGACGCGCAGCAGGCGCCGACGGCGGGGCTTTGTACGCAGCGGCGTGGCGTCCCGCCAGCCGGCGTGGACTGCCCGCCTGCTGTCAAACCCTCAGACGTGCGCGACCGTCTTCGGTGTGCGCCGGGCAAGCGCATTCGCGCAGGCGACTTCGAAGGCTCGTGTCATCGCGCCGACGTCGGCTCGCCCTGTACCGACGATGTCATACGCAACGCCATGCGCCGGGGTCGTATAGACGGCCTTGAGGCCGCCGGTCATCGTGACGCCTTCGCTAAAGCCCAGCAGCTTGGTCGCGATTTGCCCCTGGTCGTGATACATGATGACCACGCCGTCGAATTCGCCGTTGCGTGCCTTGATGAAGATGGTGTCGGACGGCAACGGACCCGTGCAGGGCAGCCCGGCTTCGCGCAACGCGTCGAGCGCCGGGCGGATCACGGTGATCTCTTCGTCGCCGAACAGGCCGTTTTCTCCTCCGTGCGGATTGAGTGCCGCCACGCCGATACGCGGCGAGGTCTTGCCTGCTGCTCGCAGCGTGTCATAGGCGAGGCGCACCGCGCCCTCGATACGCTCGGCTTTGACCATATCGACGGCTACGCGTAGCGCGACGTGCGACGTCACGCGAAACGTCGAGAACAGATTGATGATGTTGACCTCGCCAAAATACCCGACGTGCCCGGTCCAGTCCGCGAACATCTGATGTTCGTCGTGATAGTTCCAGCCGCCTTTATGCAGCGCCGCTTTATTCAAGGGTGCGAAGCAGATGCCGTCCAGTTCTCCGGCGAGCGCGAGGTCGGTCATGTACTTGAGCGTTTCGCCTGTGAGCCTGCCGGACTCGGCGGACAGCACGCCGCGCGGGAGTGTCTCCGGATCGATGTTGCCGAGGTCGATCAGCGGTACGGCTGCTGAGTCGAAGTCGGCCTCGCGCACGCTCCCGATCTTGCGATAAGCCAGCTCGACGCCGGCATCGCGCATGCCGAGCCGAAACACGCGCTCGTCGCCGATCACCAGCACGTTCGCCTGCGTGCGCGTGGCCGGGGAACCCAACAGCCTGGCAATCAATTCGGGGCCGATGCCGGTCACGTCGCCGAGCATGAGTCCGATAGTGGGTTTCATCGTTTTGTCTTCCTTGATTTTGGATGTTCGAGTGGTAGCAGGCGAAAAAAGTATAACGACGCAGCTCGCTTCTGATAATGCAATCTCAACTAAGCTATTATTAAATTCAATTAACAAGTAAAGGAGGCAACGCGATGGATCAGGTTTCCGATCTTTCGTTCTTTGTCCGTCTGGTCAAGCACGGCAGCCTGTCGGCATTGGCGCGTGAGCTCGGCGTCACGCCGCCGGCCATCAGCACGCGACTGTCGATCCTCGAGAAGAGGCTGGGTGTGCGTTTGTTGAATCGCACCACGCGGCGCCTGAGCGTCACGCAGGAGGGCGAGCTTTACCTGGAGAAAGGTTCGCGCCTGCTTGCCGAACTCGACGAGCTCGACGCGCAGGTGTCGAGCCGGCGAACCGAGCCCAAGGGGTTGCTGCGCGTGAATGCGACGTTTGGTTTCGGGCGGCGGCATATTGCGCCGGCCATCTCGGCATTCGTCGAGCGCTATTCGGAGGTCGAGGTGCAGCTCGTGCTGACAGACCGCGCGGTCAATCTGACGGATCAGGCGTTCGATGTCGGCATCTGGTTTGGCACCGTGCCCGATTCGCGCATGGTGGCGCGCAAGATTGCCGCGAACCGGCGTTTCCTGTGCGCGGCACCTGCTTATCTGAAACGCGCAGGCGCACCGGCGACGCCGCACGATCTGCAGCGCCATCAATGCATCGTGCTGCGCGAAAGCGACGCTACGTATGGCACCTGGCATCTTGCCCGCAGACGCAAGGAGGAGTCCGTCAAGGTACGCGGCCCGCTCAGCACCAACGACGGCGAAACTGCGCTCGCCTGGGCACTCAAGGGCCACGGCATTCTGATGCGTTCGGAGTGGGATGTCCGGCAGCATCTCGATTCGGGCGCGCTCCGCGAGGTCTTGCCCGAGTGGTCGTTGCCGCAGGCGGACGTCTACGCTGTGTATGGCGAACGGGCGAACCTTTCCGCGCGAGTCAGTGCACTGATCGACTTTCTGACCGACTGGTTCGCGCAAATGCGGAACTGGCAGACGGCGCGACCCAGGCGCGGGCGCGCGAAACCCGCCTGACCCGTTTGCGTCACCCCCTACCCATTCGGCGGTCACTTAAAATATTGACAGATTGTATGACAGGAATATAATCAG
Encoded here:
- a CDS encoding LysR family transcriptional regulator — protein: MDQVSDLSFFVRLVKHGSLSALARELGVTPPAISTRLSILEKRLGVRLLNRTTRRLSVTQEGELYLEKGSRLLAELDELDAQVSSRRTEPKGLLRVNATFGFGRRHIAPAISAFVERYSEVEVQLVLTDRAVNLTDQAFDVGIWFGTVPDSRMVARKIAANRRFLCAAPAYLKRAGAPATPHDLQRHQCIVLRESDATYGTWHLARRRKEESVKVRGPLSTNDGETALAWALKGHGILMRSEWDVRQHLDSGALREVLPEWSLPQADVYAVYGERANLSARVSALIDFLTDWFAQMRNWQTARPRRGRAKPA
- a CDS encoding cation:dicarboxylate symporter family transporter, encoding MMGLTNDTAPASYAVPRKRARRAYWRHPNLLIVFAVACGALVGWIDPKLGVALRPLADMFIGLIKLVIGPIVFLIITTGIAQVGDMRKVGRIGIKAIIYFEILTTIALLFGFIIGNLVRPGDGVTPPTGGISGEIARYTAGQSVPSFSSFFFKLIPNNLLAPFLHGDLLQILVLAVLFGTALVLSREKGQPIVEGLERMTTVVFKVTGIVMLFAPLGVLGAIGFTVGAFGIATLLALAKLVLTAYASVVLFTGIVLALVCRIVGLRLMPILRYIRSEILIALATSSSESVLPELAVKLDRLGVSRAVVGLVLPTSYSFNLTGVALTLPISVLFIEQVYGLHLTWLQQASIFGLMLLTSKGAAGVTGAAFVTLAATVAATGVLPLQGLMLLLAVDRFLSEARAVINIVGNVIATIVVGKWEGECDAQKMRSELRLKV
- a CDS encoding 4-hydroxythreonine-4-phosphate dehydrogenase PdxA; its protein translation is MKPTIGLMLGDVTGIGPELIARLLGSPATRTQANVLVIGDERVFRLGMRDAGVELAYRKIGSVREADFDSAAVPLIDLGNIDPETLPRGVLSAESGRLTGETLKYMTDLALAGELDGICFAPLNKAALHKGGWNYHDEHQMFADWTGHVGYFGEVNIINLFSTFRVTSHVALRVAVDMVKAERIEGAVRLAYDTLRAAGKTSPRIGVAALNPHGGENGLFGDEEITVIRPALDALREAGLPCTGPLPSDTIFIKARNGEFDGVVIMYHDQGQIATKLLGFSEGVTMTGGLKAVYTTPAHGVAYDIVGTGRADVGAMTRAFEVACANALARRTPKTVAHV